A window of Kyrpidia spormannii genomic DNA:
ATATAAGTTGTGACCGCCGCGAGGATGGGGAGGATAAAATAGTGGTCAGGTTGCCCAAGCGGCCAGATCCCGAGAAACTGGTGTGCCTGAAGCATGGCGTTCGAACGGATCGCTTGGTACAATGCCCATAGAATCGGCAATTGGATCAAGGTCGGGAGGCACCCCGACAACGGGTTCACCCCGGTTTGCTGAAACAATTTCACCATTTCTTCGTTTAGCTTTTGCTTGTTATCCCCATACTTCTCCCTGAGCTTCTGGAGTTGTGGCTGCATCTCCTGCATAACTTTGGAATATTTCATCTGACGCAGCCACAGGGGCAGTGTAATCAACCGGATCAGGATCGTCACCACGAGAATCGCGATACCATAATCGTGTGTCCACCGGGCGAACAGATCAATACCGTCCGAAAACCAACCGACAAAAGCCCCCCACCACGTCGCACGATCCACCGGGGCCACCGTTGTCGGAGCGACGGAACAACCAGTCAAGACCAAAAGCCCCATCGCCGCCCCAAACAGCAACTTCAGCCGCTTACCCAACCAACATCCTCCTTTTATGCCTCGCCGTTTTCTTTCGGCGGCACTGGGTCGTATCCACCGGGATGCCAAGGACCGCACTTCAGCAACCGCTTCGCGGCGAGAAACGATCCTTTTCCCAGTCCGTGAATCGTAATCGCCTGGACTGCATACTCGGAACAAGTGGGATAAAACCGGCAACTCGGAGGCGTAAGGGGCGAGATCAATCGCTGATATCCTCGTAAGGGCAAGATAGCCAGCCGGCGCACCACCCTCACCCCTTTTTGGAAGAACGACCTTTCCCTTTGCGCGGTGCCGGACTCCTTCGATTCCCCCGTTGCCCGCCGCGGCGTACCGCCTTCTCCACCAAGTCGGACACGCCCCGATAAAGCTGCTCGAAGGAAGCGGCGTCGCACCCGGGCCTGGCGATGACCACCAGATCCCACCCTGCGGGCAACCGTTCCCCTTGGCCCCGGACGGCTTCCCTCAGCCGTCGCTTCACCTTGTTTCTCACCACGGCTCCGCCAACCTTTTTGCTCACCGAGAACCCCGCTCGCCACGGTCCA
This region includes:
- a CDS encoding YidC/Oxa1 family membrane protein insertase: MGKRLKLLFGAAMGLLVLTGCSVAPTTVAPVDRATWWGAFVGWFSDGIDLFARWTHDYGIAILVVTILIRLITLPLWLRQMKYSKVMQEMQPQLQKLREKYGDNKQKLNEEMVKLFQQTGVNPLSGCLPTLIQLPILWALYQAIRSNAMLQAHQFLGIWPLGQPDHYFILPILAAVTTYIQSKMMLTTNDKQQQMILVMMPLMILFIAVSLPSALSLYWVYTNLLTIIQYYFFTKHTRTSVEKQVR
- the yidD gene encoding membrane protein insertion efficiency factor YidD, translating into MRRLAILPLRGYQRLISPLTPPSCRFYPTCSEYAVQAITIHGLGKGSFLAAKRLLKCGPWHPGGYDPVPPKENGEA
- the rnpA gene encoding ribonuclease P protein component translates to MRAENRLRSREEFRRVFQKGVSVANREIVVYVWNRGDGGPWRAGFSVSKKVGGAVVRNKVKRRLREAVRGQGERLPAGWDLVVIARPGCDAASFEQLYRGVSDLVEKAVRRGGQRGNRRSPAPRKGKGRSSKKG